A DNA window from Chryseobacterium sp. MEBOG06 contains the following coding sequences:
- a CDS encoding lipocalin family protein, translating to MKKVLAGILFTGVLSSCNMGDSELPAYENNENNNTMVVGVWKIQTQYQISGADKTTVIKETLPDDCKKQGTYEFRNDGKYYMIDYNTINGNCVKAETTSSYQYDPVQMKLTINNSSSEVLDLSANKLTILAADTQDFNGDGINDYIKTVFYK from the coding sequence ATGAAAAAGGTTTTAGCAGGAATCTTATTTACAGGCGTTCTTTCATCATGCAATATGGGTGATAGTGAATTGCCTGCTTATGAGAATAATGAGAACAACAATACAATGGTTGTAGGAGTATGGAAGATACAAACTCAATATCAAATTTCAGGTGCTGACAAGACAACTGTTATTAAAGAAACTCTTCCTGATGATTGTAAAAAGCAAGGAACGTATGAGTTCAGAAATGACGGAAAATATTATATGATTGATTATAACACAATTAATGGCAATTGTGTAAAAGCTGAAACTACATCATCATATCAGTATGACCCTGTTCAAATGAAACTAACCATTAATAACAGCAGTTCAGAAGTACTGGATCTATCTGCCAATAAACTTACCATACTGGCAGCGGACACTCAGGACTTCAATGGTGATGGTATTAATGATTATATAAAAACAGTTTTTTATAAGTAA
- a CDS encoding YhcG family protein → MLQNHNHQLITDLKELVDKTRSQVAAQVNSAMVVLYWKIGQRINEDVLENKRAEYGKETILQISDQLTVEFGSSFSEKNIRKMMQFASVFNDFEIVASAMRQLSWTHFLILIPISEDTKRNFYLEVCKIENWSVRILREKINSLLFERTAISKKPEEIIDRELKNWSENNILNPDLVFKDPYFLDFLELKDTFSEKDLEEAIIVELQKFISELGSDFAFLSRQKRITIDSRDYYLDLLFYHRKLKSLVVIELKLGEFEASHKGQMELYLSYLNKYEKVEGENSPIGLILCSGKNSEHIELMNLEGDNIKIAEYLLILPSEKVLLEKLHRSIEIARNKFENKK, encoded by the coding sequence ATGTTACAGAATCATAACCATCAGTTAATTACCGATCTCAAAGAGCTGGTAGACAAGACAAGAAGTCAGGTCGCGGCTCAGGTAAACTCGGCTATGGTGGTTTTGTACTGGAAAATCGGACAAAGAATCAATGAAGATGTTTTAGAAAATAAAAGAGCAGAATACGGCAAAGAGACCATTTTACAGATTTCTGACCAGCTTACTGTAGAATTTGGAAGTTCATTTTCTGAAAAAAATATCAGAAAAATGATGCAGTTTGCTTCTGTTTTTAATGATTTTGAAATTGTCGCATCAGCGATGCGACAATTATCATGGACTCATTTCTTAATTCTGATTCCAATTTCAGAAGATACCAAAAGAAACTTTTATCTGGAAGTTTGTAAAATTGAAAACTGGAGTGTCAGAATTTTAAGAGAAAAAATTAATTCTCTGCTTTTTGAGCGTACAGCAATAAGTAAAAAGCCTGAAGAAATTATTGATAGAGAACTTAAGAATTGGTCTGAAAATAATATTTTAAATCCAGATTTGGTTTTTAAAGACCCCTATTTTCTTGATTTTTTAGAACTGAAAGATACTTTTTCTGAAAAAGATTTAGAAGAAGCAATTATTGTGGAACTTCAAAAATTTATTTCTGAATTAGGAAGTGATTTTGCATTTCTTTCAAGACAAAAAAGAATCACTATAGATAGTAGAGATTATTACTTGGATTTGCTTTTCTATCATCGAAAACTAAAATCCTTAGTAGTGATTGAACTGAAACTGGGAGAGTTTGAAGCAAGCCATAAAGGCCAGATGGAACTTTATCTCTCTTATCTTAATAAATATGAAAAAGTAGAAGGTGAAAATTCACCGATTGGTTTAATTCTTTGCTCCGGAAAAAATTCTGAACATATAGAATTAATGAATCTGGAAGGGGATAACATAAAAATTGCAGAATATTTGCTTATCCTGCCCTCAGAAAAAGTTTTGCTTGAAAAATTGCATCGTTCAATAGAGATAGCAAGAAATAAATTTGAAAATAAAAAATAA
- a CDS encoding gamma-glutamylcyclotransferase family protein, translated as MPKLFSYGTLQKEQVQLETFGRILKGTKDILSGYQLNMIEITDPEVLRKSGQKYHPVLTFSGNDNHKVEGVLFEVTEEEILQADEYEVDDYKRIETVFKSGNKGFIYVGK; from the coding sequence ATGCCTAAATTATTCTCCTACGGAACCCTGCAGAAAGAGCAGGTACAGCTTGAAACCTTTGGACGTATTCTAAAGGGAACAAAAGATATTCTTTCCGGGTATCAATTGAATATGATTGAAATAACCGATCCCGAAGTGCTTCGTAAAAGCGGACAGAAGTATCATCCTGTGCTTACATTTTCAGGAAATGATAATCATAAAGTGGAAGGGGTGCTTTTTGAAGTAACAGAAGAGGAAATCCTTCAGGCAGATGAATATGAGGTGGATGACTACAAAAGAATTGAAACTGTTTTTAAATCTGGCAATAAAGGATTTATTTACGTAGGAAAATGA
- a CDS encoding diacylglycerol kinase family protein yields MQKPPIHKSFLNAFRGIAMMIKTERNFQIELVAFFVNLFLIFYLQVSSMDAVLILMVSFAVLSAEIFNTAIEKICDVIQPDFDKRIGFIKDIAAGAVVLMALTSVIAGILIYRKYIF; encoded by the coding sequence ATGCAAAAACCACCTATCCATAAAAGTTTTCTCAATGCTTTCCGTGGTATTGCCATGATGATAAAGACAGAAAGGAATTTTCAGATTGAGCTGGTGGCTTTCTTCGTCAATCTGTTTTTAATTTTTTATTTACAGGTCAGCAGTATGGATGCCGTTCTTATTCTTATGGTCTCATTTGCCGTTTTAAGTGCTGAAATTTTCAACACAGCCATTGAGAAGATATGTGATGTCATTCAACCCGATTTTGACAAAAGAATAGGTTTTATTAAAGATATTGCTGCCGGAGCAGTAGTGCTGATGGCATTAACTTCTGTTATTGCTGGAATCCTTATTTACAGGAAATATATTTTTTAG
- a CDS encoding phosphoribosylformylglycinamidine synthase codes for MSNNKRIFVEKRGIFDVESPKIFDEVKAVVPAVQSVKVYNVYDIFNLNDGEFGKVVNNTFVDPVTDILHTENPAKTIHFGMEFLPGQYDQRADSAQQCIALLTENEKSKVRSGKLIEFEGVSEADLVKIKDLLINKVESQEKDLSILDIPADETPSKVLIHENFINFNDAELEKFYNNHGFALGLDDLKFIQEYFKTEERNPTETELKVLDTYWSDHCRHTTFETELSNIQFEGAFKHTLETIFNDYIEKRKFLGRELKPISLMDLATVCGKYFHKTGNLDNLVISDEINACTIQIEAEYDGKKEPWYLLFKNETHNHPTEIEPFGGASTCLGGAIRDPLSGRSFVFQAMRLTGAADVLESVDKTLPGKLPQKTITKQAANGYSSYGNQIGLATTMVSEIYDDGYKAKRMEVGFVTGAVPVEWVRREKPANGDSIIILGGATGRDGVGGASGSSKEQDETSIHTMSSEVQKGNAVEERKIQRLFRNAELTRLIKKSNDFGAGGVSVAIGEIADSLEVNLDVLPLKYEGLNGTELAISESQERMAVVVDPKDKEQFIKFCEAENIVAVEVAKVTDSGRMQMFWKGDKIVDLSREFLDTNGCSKSQEVKITHLEEVKEETKVFTEENFLNILKDKNVASQKGLLEMFDSSIGATTVAMPLGGKYQQTLMEGSVQTLPVLGAKDIKTVSLASWGFDAEISKQNSLLGASYAVVESVAKIVAMGGDYKNIRLSFQEYFEKLGQSPEKWGKPLASLLGAYDAQINLGLAAIGGKDSMSGTYQDLNVPPTLISFACANGEKQNIISPEFKAAGNKIYFFNHVAQENGLPNYDALKDVYEFIFENIKSGKIISVKTVKDGGVAVALAKMSFGNRLGAEINADENTLLAKNIGSLVIESKEELSSTALQLIGEVKDSGILKINSLESSILDLVSAYTNTFEKLFPTVEKEKITVEIDAKHNSINPRNIIIKKHGIAQPKVFAPVFPGTNCEYDTLNAFQKEGAVVSSLPLINISHQLLEESIDAWVKEIRTSQILAFSGGFSAGDEPDGSAKFIVNVLKNEKMRNAVHELLDRDGMIIGICNGFQALVKSGLLPYGRIKDLDENSPTLAHNAIRRHISQMVTVKVVNDESPWLKGMKDQTFTIPISHGEGRFMASEEEIKKLYENGQIATQYIDFDGNIAHGMPFNPNNSLFGIEGVTSSCGKIYGRMGHPERFTDGLMKNIPTANYHNIFKNGVEYFK; via the coding sequence ATGTCTAATAACAAAAGAATTTTCGTAGAAAAGAGAGGTATTTTCGATGTTGAAAGTCCAAAAATTTTTGATGAAGTAAAAGCAGTTGTTCCGGCTGTTCAGAGTGTGAAAGTATACAATGTATATGATATTTTCAACCTGAATGACGGAGAATTCGGAAAAGTGGTAAACAACACTTTTGTAGACCCGGTTACTGATATTTTACACACAGAAAACCCGGCAAAAACAATCCATTTCGGAATGGAGTTTTTACCTGGCCAGTATGACCAGAGAGCAGACTCTGCACAACAGTGTATTGCTTTGCTGACAGAAAATGAAAAGTCAAAAGTAAGAAGTGGAAAACTGATCGAATTTGAAGGAGTTTCAGAAGCTGATTTGGTGAAAATCAAAGACCTTTTGATCAATAAAGTGGAATCTCAGGAAAAGGACCTGTCTATCTTAGATATTCCAGCTGATGAAACACCATCCAAGGTGTTAATTCACGAAAATTTCATCAATTTCAATGACGCTGAACTTGAAAAATTCTATAATAATCATGGTTTTGCATTAGGATTAGATGACCTGAAATTCATTCAGGAGTACTTCAAAACTGAGGAGAGAAACCCTACAGAAACTGAACTGAAAGTATTAGATACCTACTGGAGCGATCACTGTCGTCATACAACTTTCGAAACAGAATTATCAAACATTCAGTTTGAAGGAGCATTCAAACATACATTGGAAACCATTTTCAATGACTATATCGAGAAAAGAAAATTCTTAGGCCGCGAGCTGAAGCCGATTTCCTTAATGGATCTGGCAACAGTATGCGGTAAATATTTCCATAAAACAGGAAACCTGGATAACCTGGTGATTTCTGATGAGATTAATGCATGTACCATCCAGATTGAAGCAGAATACGACGGTAAAAAAGAACCCTGGTATTTACTATTCAAAAACGAAACACACAACCACCCAACAGAAATTGAACCTTTCGGTGGAGCTTCTACTTGTTTAGGAGGAGCAATCAGAGACCCTTTATCTGGAAGATCTTTCGTATTCCAGGCAATGAGATTAACGGGTGCTGCAGATGTTTTAGAATCAGTTGACAAAACATTACCAGGAAAATTGCCTCAGAAAACTATTACTAAACAGGCTGCCAACGGATATTCATCTTATGGTAACCAGATCGGCTTGGCGACTACGATGGTTTCTGAAATCTATGACGATGGCTACAAAGCCAAGAGAATGGAAGTAGGTTTCGTTACCGGAGCCGTACCTGTAGAATGGGTAAGACGTGAAAAACCTGCAAATGGCGATTCAATCATTATTTTAGGAGGTGCAACAGGTCGTGACGGAGTAGGAGGAGCAAGCGGAAGCTCAAAAGAGCAGGACGAAACTTCTATTCACACCATGAGTTCTGAAGTTCAGAAAGGAAATGCTGTAGAAGAACGTAAAATCCAAAGATTATTCAGAAACGCTGAATTAACAAGACTCATCAAGAAATCAAACGATTTCGGTGCCGGAGGTGTTTCTGTAGCTATTGGAGAAATTGCAGACTCTTTGGAAGTAAACCTTGATGTATTGCCATTAAAATATGAAGGATTAAATGGAACGGAGCTGGCTATTTCTGAATCTCAGGAAAGAATGGCTGTTGTGGTAGATCCGAAAGATAAAGAACAGTTCATCAAATTCTGCGAAGCTGAAAATATTGTTGCCGTAGAAGTAGCAAAAGTGACAGATTCAGGAAGAATGCAGATGTTCTGGAAAGGAGACAAAATTGTAGACCTTTCAAGAGAGTTCCTTGATACGAACGGATGTTCAAAATCTCAGGAAGTGAAGATCACCCATCTTGAAGAAGTAAAAGAAGAAACAAAAGTATTCACGGAAGAAAACTTCCTGAACATCTTAAAAGATAAAAACGTAGCTTCCCAAAAAGGATTACTGGAAATGTTCGACTCTTCCATCGGTGCAACTACTGTAGCGATGCCATTAGGAGGAAAATATCAGCAGACTTTGATGGAAGGAAGTGTTCAGACACTACCTGTTTTAGGCGCAAAAGATATCAAAACCGTTTCTCTGGCAAGCTGGGGATTCGATGCTGAAATTTCAAAACAAAACTCATTATTAGGAGCATCGTATGCTGTCGTAGAAAGCGTGGCGAAGATTGTTGCGATGGGTGGCGATTACAAAAATATCAGACTGAGCTTCCAGGAATATTTTGAAAAACTGGGTCAGTCTCCTGAAAAGTGGGGGAAACCTTTAGCTTCTCTTTTAGGAGCTTATGACGCTCAGATCAACCTTGGTCTGGCTGCTATAGGAGGAAAAGATTCAATGAGTGGAACGTACCAGGATCTGAATGTTCCGCCGACATTGATCTCTTTTGCCTGTGCTAATGGAGAAAAGCAAAATATCATTTCTCCGGAATTTAAAGCAGCTGGGAACAAAATTTATTTCTTTAACCACGTTGCTCAGGAAAACGGTCTCCCTAACTATGATGCTTTAAAAGATGTTTATGAATTCATCTTCGAAAACATCAAATCCGGAAAAATCATTTCTGTAAAAACAGTGAAAGATGGTGGAGTTGCTGTAGCATTAGCGAAAATGAGCTTCGGAAACAGACTGGGTGCCGAGATCAATGCTGATGAAAACACTTTATTGGCTAAAAATATCGGTAGCTTAGTCATTGAATCAAAAGAAGAATTAAGCTCAACAGCTCTTCAGTTGATCGGAGAAGTAAAGGATTCAGGAATTTTGAAAATCAACAGTCTTGAATCTAGTATCTTGGATCTAGTATCTGCTTATACAAATACATTCGAAAAACTTTTCCCAACAGTAGAAAAAGAAAAGATTACGGTTGAAATTGATGCTAAACACAACTCCATCAACCCAAGAAATATCATCATTAAAAAACATGGAATTGCGCAACCTAAAGTTTTTGCTCCTGTATTCCCGGGAACCAACTGTGAGTATGATACTTTGAATGCATTCCAAAAAGAAGGTGCTGTAGTAAGCAGTTTACCTTTAATTAATATCAGCCACCAATTGCTTGAAGAAAGCATTGATGCCTGGGTGAAAGAGATTAGAACATCTCAGATATTAGCTTTCTCAGGAGGTTTCTCTGCAGGTGATGAGCCTGATGGTTCTGCAAAATTCATTGTCAACGTTCTGAAAAATGAGAAAATGAGAAATGCCGTTCACGAATTATTAGACAGAGATGGAATGATCATCGGAATCTGCAACGGTTTCCAGGCATTGGTTAAATCAGGATTATTGCCATACGGAAGAATCAAAGATCTGGATGAAAACTCTCCAACTTTGGCCCACAACGCCATCAGAAGACATATTTCCCAGATGGTGACGGTAAAAGTGGTGAATGACGAAAGCCCTTGGTTAAAAGGAATGAAAGACCAGACATTCACAATTCCGATTTCTCACGGTGAAGGACGTTTTATGGCTTCAGAAGAAGAAATTAAAAAGTTGTATGAAAACGGGCAGATTGCAACCCAATACATCGATTTTGATGGAAACATCGCCCACGGAATGCCTTTTAACCCCAATAACTCATTATTCGGAATCGAAGGGGTCACAAGTTCATGTGGCAAGATCTACGGAAGAATGGGACACCCGGAAAGATTTACGGATGGTCTTATGAAAAACATACCTACTGCGAATTATCACAATATATTCAAAAACGGTGTTGAATACTTCAAATAA
- a CDS encoding ribonuclease inhibitor, with the protein MLNTSNNNTRKMIVIHGGHFSSLAGFYEEISNVLMKDTDWKVGTLDGFDDILYGGFGVFENNEEIEIIWKESQKSKENLGFNETREFYENKLRQGKPFNIELIQQKLDNLMEGKGQTLFDILIEIIQSHINITLKLH; encoded by the coding sequence GTGTTGAATACTTCAAATAACAATACAAGAAAAATGATCGTCATCCATGGCGGTCATTTTTCATCTCTGGCGGGTTTCTATGAAGAAATTTCCAATGTCCTGATGAAAGATACAGATTGGAAAGTAGGAACTTTAGACGGTTTTGATGATATACTCTACGGAGGTTTTGGAGTCTTTGAAAATAATGAGGAAATTGAAATCATCTGGAAAGAGTCACAGAAATCAAAAGAAAATCTGGGCTTTAATGAAACTCGTGAATTTTACGAAAATAAACTCAGACAGGGAAAACCTTTCAACATAGAACTGATTCAGCAGAAACTGGATAATTTGATGGAGGGGAAAGGGCAGACGCTGTTCGATATCCTGATTGAAATTATTCAGTCACATATTAATATTACGCTGAAACTGCATTGA
- a CDS encoding SGNH/GDSL hydrolase family protein, producing the protein MKKMIYGLFFGDSITYGEYDGVFGGWVDILKRYALQKFHEGNGDELILYNLGIGGETTEGLLKRMPHELSARNSPDGNLVFISYGANDLAIKEGVQIVNPEQFRNNIKTAVQFAKQFSNDIYLVSILPFARKVDGVVVSSGKLRTNEDVILYNQILKDIAAGESLTYIDFYSAFVEDKEFLLSADGVHPNEKGYGMMAEVAIPIIEKYL; encoded by the coding sequence ATGAAGAAAATGATTTACGGACTGTTCTTTGGCGACAGTATTACTTATGGAGAATATGACGGAGTTTTTGGAGGCTGGGTGGATATCCTGAAAAGATACGCTTTGCAGAAATTTCATGAAGGAAACGGTGATGAGTTGATTCTTTATAACCTAGGAATTGGAGGAGAAACTACAGAAGGATTGCTTAAAAGAATGCCTCATGAATTAAGTGCGAGAAATTCACCAGATGGAAACCTTGTTTTTATCAGTTATGGAGCGAATGACCTTGCCATCAAAGAAGGAGTACAAATCGTAAATCCCGAACAGTTTAGAAATAATATTAAAACAGCCGTTCAATTCGCGAAGCAATTTTCCAACGATATTTACCTGGTTAGCATTCTTCCTTTTGCACGGAAAGTGGATGGAGTAGTGGTAAGTTCTGGCAAGCTGAGAACCAACGAAGATGTCATCCTTTATAACCAGATTCTTAAAGATATTGCCGCTGGTGAGTCTTTGACATATATAGATTTCTATAGTGCTTTTGTAGAAGATAAAGAATTTTTACTTTCCGCAGACGGAGTTCATCCGAATGAAAAAGGCTATGGAATGATGGCTGAAGTCGCAATCCCAATCATTGAAAAATATTTATAA
- a CDS encoding GyrI-like domain-containing protein: MDNIKVEPFNIIGISVRTTNENNQAAKDIPLLWEKLINDNVLNNIPKKIDDTVYSIYTDYEKDHTKPYTTVLGCRVENLDDIPEGMVGKSFDGGNYIKFTAKGNLAEDLVINEWFKIWNMDLDRAFTADFELYGKKTQNPSDEEVNILIAVK, from the coding sequence ATGGACAACATCAAAGTAGAGCCTTTTAACATCATCGGAATCTCAGTAAGAACTACCAATGAAAATAACCAGGCGGCAAAGGATATCCCTCTGTTATGGGAAAAACTGATAAACGATAATGTTCTTAATAATATTCCAAAAAAAATAGATGATACAGTATACTCTATTTATACCGACTATGAAAAAGACCATACAAAGCCCTATACAACAGTATTAGGATGCAGGGTTGAAAATCTGGACGATATCCCCGAAGGAATGGTAGGCAAATCTTTTGACGGGGGGAATTACATTAAGTTTACAGCAAAAGGAAATCTTGCAGAAGATTTAGTCATTAATGAATGGTTTAAAATATGGAATATGGATCTGGACAGAGCATTTACAGCTGATTTTGAACTCTATGGGAAAAAAACACAAAATCCTTCAGATGAAGAAGTGAATATATTAATTGCTGTGAAATAG